The following proteins come from a genomic window of Danaus plexippus chromosome 3 unlocalized genomic scaffold, MEX_DaPlex mxdp_34, whole genome shotgun sequence:
- the LOC116768449 gene encoding probable ribosome production factor 1 — protein MARGKDKKKRKLEKKQEGDDVPKKVPHTLESLREKDETMPANADTEEQEEAQKDMELDEMATYFENAYEPKVLITYSDNPHTKTRTFGRELMKIIPNSLSRYRQRSSVKRIVQSAIREDMTDVIIVNENQKQPNGFLLIHLPSGPTAHFRLSSCKITKEMNKDHREITNHRPEVVLNNFSTRLGLTVGRMLGALFHFEPQFKGRRVVTFHNQRDYIFFRHHRYEFTKEGKRAKLCELGPRFTLKLISLQQGTFDSKHGDYEWIIAGRRHQMETSRRRFFL, from the exons atgGCTCGCGGAAAGGATAAGAAAAA GCGAAAACTTGAAAAAAAGCAGGAGGGTGACGATGTTCCGAAAAAAGTACCACACACCTTGGAATCTCTCAGGGAAAAAGATGAGACTATGCCGGCAAACGCCGATACTGAGGAGCAAGAAgag GCACAAAAAGACATGGAACTTGATGAAATGGCAACATACTTTGAAAACGCATATGAGCCAAAAGTATTGATCACATACTCAGATAACCCGCACACTAAAACGAGGACATTTGGCCGAGAgctaatgaaaattattcctAATTCATTATCCAGATATAGGCAaag GTCATCAGTTAAGAGAATAGTTCAATCGGCGATAAGAGAGGATATGACAGATGTGATAATAGTTAATGAGAATCAGAAGCAGCCCAACGGTTTCCTGCTCATACATCTCCCCAGCGGACCAACGGCACATTTTAGACTATCCAgctgtaaaataacaaaagagaTGAACAAAGACCATAGAGAAATAACAAACCATAGACCCGAG GTTGTGTTAAACAACTTCAGCACTCGTCTGGGTCTCACAGTCGGTCGCATGTTGGGGGCGTTGTTTCACTTTGAGCCCCAGTTTAAAGGTAGACGAGTCGTCACGTTCCACAACCAGAGGGACTACATCTTCTTCAGACACCATCG ATACGAATTCACGAAAGAAGGAAAACGTGCGAAGCTGTGCGAGCTGGGGCCTCGGTTCACTCTGAAGCTGATCTCACTACAACAAGGAACCTTCGACTCCAAGCACGGGGACTACGAGTGGATCATCGCCGGCCGCAGGCACCAGATGGAGACCTCCAGGAGGAGATTCTTCCTATAG
- the LOC133320099 gene encoding uncharacterized protein LOC133320099 has product MLAKRVKYHDSLELHYYEKITILNRCDIYGKRAVDCLVYGIEESSLRLGAKATKCDEPEQPPTDSARRWGFETHFRALTSRLVTSFCEAVLLQKEEVERVREADANSDQMRRRRLGARRRREGPALRPRSGSLSPGLRSRIRKRPLIAPLMAAEGNRHVLPKSNARQFGFTPQRSTEDTLYDLMQHVKGVLSRKETALMVSLDIEGTFDNAWWPAIKCKMIEKDIPVNLRRLVEDYFRDRSVAVHYAGRTVRKAQTKGCVQGSIGGPLFWNMLLDPLLDSLDGLGAYVQTFADDIVLVFSGHTALEIKRDANAALAVARDWGVVNKLCFSAEKTQAMVVTRKLKYDTPVVQLGGVDISMVNELKILGVIVDSKLTFNSHVAYACRKATDLYRKLSTMTRVEWGLCSEIIRTIYFAVVEPTILYGASSWAKAAEKISVQRTFATVQRGFAQKIARSHRTVSLNAALTLAGLLPLDLRVWEAARLFESKRGRPIDELDSRELEERVAFTGAPHPASEPDVDYVCLEGMLPEHVAQLQLPEHLIYTDGSKSDDGVGAAYTYWRDGVEVRTRRLRLEPMCTVFQAELLAIARATDLVVERNFVSAAVLSDSRSSLDLIRNPDTRHPLATHIRKNIRELQGRGKTLRFFWVKAHVGIPGNERADELARLATKFRVAPAYDRCPISHVKRRLREGAVRRWNSRYTEGATAEVTRMFFPDAWCAYRTMKCLDVDVWVGAKVAEAVQHLLFECPRHDRDRCDLELSTGKRLNETTIANIIADKHSRPHLDRFCLKVVKAANERKKTR; this is encoded by the exons ATGTTAGCCAAAAGAGTTAAATATCACGATTCGTTGGAGTTACATTACTACGAgaaaattactatattaaatCGGTGTGATATCTACGGCAAACGTGCGGTAGACTGTCTTGTATATGGTATTGAAGAAAGCAGTTTGAGATTAGGAGCTAAAGCAACAAAGTGTGACGAACCAGaacaa CCTCCCACAGATAGCGCCCGAAGGTGGGGGTTTGAAACGCATTTCCGTGCCCTCACCTCCAGGTTGGTGACCTCCTTCTGCGAAGCTGTCTTGCTGCAGAAGGAGGAGGTGGAGCGGGTCCGCGAGGCAGATGCTAACTCGGACCAGATGCGTCGCCGTCGCCTCGGGGCGAGAAGGAGGAG GGAGGGACCCGCCCTCCGCCCTAGGAGCGGGTCACTGTCGCCGGGGCTACGATCTAGAATACGAAAGCGACCCCTCATAGCTCCACTTATGGCGGCTGAAGGTAACCGG CACGTCTTGCCCAAGTCCAATGCAAGGCAGTTTGGCTTTACACCGCAGCGGAGCACGGAGGATACGCTGTATGATCTGATGCAGCACGTTAAGGGTGTTCTTTCCAGGAAAGAGACCGCCCTCATGGTCTCTCTCGACATTGAGGGAACGTTCGACAACGCGTGGTGGCCGGCCATAAAGTGTAAAATGATAGAGAAAGATATCCCCGTAAACCTAAGGCGTCTTGTCGAGGATTACTTCCGGGACCGAAGTGTCGCTGTGCACTACGCGGGAAGGACTGTGCGGAAGGCGCAGACCAAAGGCTGTGTGCAAGGCTCTATAGGTGGACCTCTGTTTTGGAACATGCTGCTGGACCCCCTCCTGGACAGCCTGGATGGGCTGGGCGCGTACGTGCAGACGTTCGCGGACGATATCGTGTTGGTGTTCTCCGGGCATACTGCACTCGAGATCAAACGGGATGCCAATGCCGCCCTGGCTGTTGCGCGGGACTGGGGTGTCGTAAATAAGCTGTGCTTTTCCGCCGAAAAGACTCAGGCGATGGTAGTTACGCGCAAGCTTAAGTACGACACTCCGGTTGTGCAGCTGGGCGGGGTTGACATTTCGATGGTGAACGAGCTCAAGATCCTCGGGGTCATCGTCGACAGTAAACTAACCTTCAACAGTCACGTTGCCTACGCTTGTCGTAAGGCAACGGACTTGTATAGGAAACTGTCGACGATGACTCGGGTGGAATGGGGCTTGTGCTCGGAGATCATCAGGACGATATATTTCGCGGTCGTCGAACCGACGATCCTGTACGGCGCGAGCTCCTGGGCGAAGGCCGCCGAAAAGATCTCTGTGCAAAGGACCTTTGCTACCGTCCAGAGGGGCTTTGCACAGAAGATTGCTAGGTCACATCGTACGGTGTCACTCAACGCAGCACTCACGCTGGCCGGGCTCCTCCCGCTTGACCTTCGGGTCTGGGAGGCGGCCCGATTGTTCGAGAGCAAACGGGGACGCCCGATCGACGAGCTGGACTCCCGTGAACTGGAGGAGCGTGTGGCCTTTACCGGGGCTCCTCACCCTGCCAGTGAGCCGGACGTAGATTACGTATGTCTGGAAGGTATGCTCCCTGAACATGTAGCCCAGCTACAACTTCCCGAGCATCTGATTTACACTGACGGTAGTAAGTCTGACGACGGGGTCGGGGCAGCGTACACTTATTGGCGGGATGGGGTCGAGGTCCGGACGAGACGGTTGAGGCTGGAGCCGATGTGCACCGTCTTTCAGGCGGAGTTGCTCGCGATAGCCAGGGCTACGGACCTGGTTGTCGAGAGGAACTTCGTCAGCGCGGCGGTGCTAAGCGACTCCCGTTCTTCGCTGGACTTGATCCGGAACCCGGACACGCGCCATCCCCTCGCTACCCATATTCGGAAGAATATTAGGGAGTTGCAGGGGAGGGGTAAAACCCTCCGGTTCTTTTGGGTGAAGGCTCACGTCGGGATACCCGGCAACGAGCGCGCCGACGAATTGGCCAGGCTGGCGACTAAGTTTAGGGTCGCCCCGGCCTATGACAGGTGTCCTATCTCACATGTCAAACGACGACTGAGAGAGGGCGCGGTCCGGCGCTGGAACAGCAGGTACACCGAAGGAGCCACAGCGGAGGTCACCCGCATGTTCTTCCCTGATGCATGGTGCGCTTATCGGACCATGAAGTGCCTCGACGTGGACGTCTGGGTGGGCGCAA AGGTCGCAGAAGCGGTGCAGCACCTCCTGTTCGAGTGTCCGAGGCATGACCGCGACAGATGTGACCTGGAATTAAGTACTGGAAAAAGACTAAATGAAACAACAATAGCTAACATAATAGCTGATAAACACTCCAGGCCGCATCTGGACCGGTTCTGCCTTAAAGTAGTAAAAGCAGCAAACGAGAGAAAAAAAACTAGATAG